From a single Collimonas pratensis genomic region:
- a CDS encoding cryptochrome/photolyase family protein, with protein sequence MPQFEKSLVWFRRDLRVFDHAALHHALKASKTVFCAFVFDTDILQPLLDAGLTADRRLEFIRDSIVELDLELRKLGGALIVRHGSAADVIPTLARQLDINAVFSNRDYEPQARQRDAAVASTLAAAGCGWQSFKDQVIFEQDEILTLSGQPFSVFTPYKNAWMKKLATADGPFFLQPYQIEKYAARLAPPPAQPGKIPGLAELGFRETNLRTLKITPGMSGATALLENFLPRIGNYEEARNFPALKGPSYLSIHLRFGTISIRTLARAAYQALHHGAAASGAAVWLSELIWRDFYFMILYHHPHVAQRAFKPDYDAIQWENGQHGQALFQAWCAGRTGYPLVDAAMLQLKQSGYMHNRLRMVTASFLIKDLGIDWRWGERYFAEQLNDFDLAANNGGWQWAASSGCDAQPYFRIFNPVTQSEKFDTEGKFIRRYLPQLTGLGNKHIHAPWLAPAKDLQDAGIRLGENYPLPLVQHDDARKQTLQRYAVVKKALEE encoded by the coding sequence ATGCCCCAGTTTGAAAAATCCCTGGTCTGGTTCCGCCGCGACTTGCGCGTGTTCGACCACGCCGCCCTGCATCACGCCTTAAAAGCCAGCAAAACCGTGTTTTGCGCGTTCGTGTTCGACACCGACATCCTGCAGCCTTTGCTGGATGCAGGCCTGACGGCTGATCGCCGCCTCGAGTTCATTCGCGACAGCATAGTTGAACTCGACCTGGAACTGCGCAAGCTGGGCGGCGCCCTGATCGTCCGTCACGGCAGCGCCGCCGATGTGATCCCAACCCTGGCCAGGCAGTTGGACATTAACGCTGTGTTCAGCAATCGCGACTACGAGCCGCAGGCTAGGCAACGCGATGCCGCAGTCGCCAGCACCCTGGCCGCCGCCGGCTGCGGCTGGCAAAGCTTCAAGGATCAGGTGATTTTTGAGCAAGACGAAATACTTACCCTGTCAGGACAGCCGTTTTCCGTATTCACGCCTTACAAGAACGCGTGGATGAAAAAACTGGCTACAGCCGACGGGCCGTTCTTCCTGCAACCCTACCAAATCGAGAAATACGCCGCGCGCCTGGCGCCGCCGCCGGCGCAACCAGGCAAGATCCCCGGCCTGGCAGAACTTGGCTTTCGCGAAACCAATCTGCGGACATTGAAAATCACCCCCGGCATGTCAGGCGCCACCGCACTACTGGAAAATTTCCTGCCCCGCATCGGCAACTATGAAGAAGCCCGCAACTTCCCGGCGCTCAAAGGGCCCTCCTATCTTTCCATCCATCTGCGTTTCGGCACCATATCGATCCGCACCCTGGCCCGCGCCGCCTATCAGGCACTGCATCATGGCGCCGCTGCCAGCGGCGCTGCGGTATGGCTGTCGGAACTGATCTGGCGTGATTTTTACTTCATGATTCTGTATCACCACCCGCATGTTGCGCAGCGCGCATTCAAGCCGGACTACGATGCCATACAGTGGGAAAACGGCCAGCATGGGCAGGCATTGTTCCAAGCCTGGTGCGCCGGCCGCACCGGCTATCCGTTAGTGGATGCGGCAATGCTGCAACTTAAGCAAAGCGGCTATATGCATAATCGCCTGCGCATGGTGACCGCCTCTTTTCTGATCAAGGACCTGGGTATCGACTGGCGTTGGGGTGAGCGCTATTTCGCCGAACAATTGAATGACTTCGACCTGGCCGCCAACAACGGCGGCTGGCAGTGGGCGGCATCGTCCGGCTGCGATGCCCAGCCTTATTTCCGCATCTTCAATCCGGTTACGCAATCCGAGAAATTCGATACGGAGGGTAAATTCATTCGCCGCTACCTGCCCCAGCTTACCGGCCTCGGCAACAAGCATATCCACGCGCCATGGCTAGCGCCAGCAAAGGACTTGCAGGATGCCGGTATCCGCCTGGGAGAAAATTATCCGCTGCCCTTGGTGCAGCACGATGATGCGCGCAAACAGACCTTGCAGCGTTATGCGGTGGTGAAGAAAGCGCTTGAGGAGTAA